The bacterium genome includes a window with the following:
- a CDS encoding roadblock/LC7 domain-containing protein, with amino-acid sequence MSLEKENSLNAVLKNIANIAGVERVAIISRGGLVIVSSDEGLESSAAMAATIRGAAETLTIESGIDLPTSVVITTISHKISITGAGSKALLIVQYSFGVNPEVVQNEIYKATPKLKTILE; translated from the coding sequence TTGAGTTTAGAAAAGGAAAACAGTTTAAATGCGGTTTTAAAAAACATCGCAAATATTGCAGGCGTTGAGAGAGTCGCAATAATCAGTCGAGGTGGACTGGTAATAGTAAGCTCTGACGAAGGGCTTGAGTCTTCTGCAGCTATGGCAGCTACGATTCGTGGCGCTGCTGAAACCCTGACTATTGAGTCGGGTATAGATTTACCCACAAGCGTGGTCATTACAACTATAAGCCATAAGATAAGCATTACGGGGGCAGGGTCAAAAGCCTTGCTTATAGTGCAATACAGTTTCGGTGTCAATCCAGAGGTAGTACAGAACGAAATATATAAAGCGACCCCGAAGCTAAAAACAATTTTGGAGTAG